The Mercurialis annua linkage group LG2, ddMerAnnu1.2, whole genome shotgun sequence genome contains a region encoding:
- the LOC126667741 gene encoding protein SPA1-RELATED 3-like isoform X3, whose amino-acid sequence MSSLRHRVLPPQLLLKWPKEASFCLWLLHPEPSCRPKMGELLESEFLNEPREDLEEREAAMQLRERIEEQDLLMEFLLLIQQRKQEAADKLQDTISLVCSDIEEVLKHQAFLKKKGGSIPENTKDDNLASNMPTFSIINNDDSSSLGSRKRFRPGVQILNAEEFDDNLDDGQNSEMVTESQESTLLKSSRLMRNFKKLESAYFLTRCRPMRPSGKPSIRHSPISSDGRSSIVVTERSSINTLTPKEQQIESRRSGWISPFLEGLCKYLSFNKLQVKADLKQGDLLNSSNLVCSLSFDRDGEFFASAGVNKKIKVFECDTLINESRDIHYPVVEMTSRSKLSSLCWNSYIKSQIASSNFEGVVQVWDVTRNQVLTEMREHERRVWSIDFSSADPTMLASGSDDCSVKLWNINQGESIGTIRTKANVCSVQFPLDSSRSLAFGSADHKVYYYDLRNAKVPLYTLVGHNKTVSYVKFIDPKNIVSSSTDNTLKLWDLSICASRVIDTPLQSFTGHTNIKNFVGLSVSDGYIATGSETNEVFIYHKAFPMPALSFKFDNTDPLSGHEMHDPLQFISSVCWRGQSSTLVAANSTGNIKILEMV is encoded by the exons ATGTCTAGCCTGAGGCATCGGGTCCTTCCTCCTCAACTGCTGCTGAAATGGCCAAAAGAAGCTTCTTTTTGCCTGTGGTTGCTGCACCCGGAGCCCAGTTGTCGTCCAAAAATGGG TGAGTTATTAGAAAGTGAGTTTCTCAAtgaaccaagagaggatttagaGGAACGTGAAGCAGCAATGCAACTTAGAGAAAGAATAGAGGAGCAGGATTTGTTGATGGAATTCCTTCTGCTGATACAGCAAAGGAAACAGGAAGCTGCTGATAAGTTACAAGATACCATTTCTCTTGTGTGTTCTGATATTGAAGAAGTCTTGAAACATCAAGCATTTCTTAAGAAAAAGGGAGGTTCAATTCCAGAAAACACAAAGGATGATAATTTAGCATCAAATATGCCTACATTTAGTATTATCAATAATGATGATTCGTCTAGCTTGGGTTCTAGAAAACGATTTCGGCCGGGCGTTCAAATTCTCAATGCGGAGGAATTTGATGATAATCTTGATGATGGTCAGAACTCAGAAATGGTCACAGAAAGTCAAGAAAGCACACTTCTTAAAAGTTCTCGATTAATGAGGAATTTTAAGAAACTTGAGTCGGCATACTTTTTGACCAGATGCAGGCCAATGAGGCCATCAGGGAAACCATCTATTAGGCATTCACCGATTAGTAGTGATGGGAGAAGCTCTATTGTGGTTACTGAAAGAAGCTCTATCAATACCTTAACACCAAAAGAACAGCAGATTGAGAGTAGACGAAGTGGTTGGATAAGCCCCTTTCTCGAGGGTTTGTGCAAGTATCTATCTTTCAATAAGTTACAAGTTAAAGCTGATTTGAAACAAGGAGATTTGTTGAACTCTTCAAACCTAGTGTGCTCTCTTAGTTTTGATCGTGATGGAGAATTTTTTGCCTCAGCTGGtgttaataaaaagataaaagtatTTGAATGTGATACACTAATAAATGAAAGTCGTGATATCCACTATCCTGTTGTTGAAATGACGAGCAGGTCAAAACTAAGCAGTTTGTGCTGGAACAGTTACATCAAAAGCCAGATTGCTTCAAGCAATTTTGAAGGGGTAGTCCAG GTGTGGGATGTCACACGGAATCAAGTACTGACAGAAATGAGAGAACACGAGAGGCGCGTTTGGTCTATTGATTTTTCATCAGCAGATCCGACAATGTTGGCGAGCGGCAGTGATGATTGTTCTGTTAAGCTATGGAATATCAATCAG GGAGAAAGTATTGGTACAATCAGAACAAAGGCCAATGTCTGCTCTGTTCAGTTTCCATTGGATTCTAGCCGTTCTCTTGCATTTGGTTCGGCGGATCATAAAGTTTATTATTATGATCTTCGTAATGCAAAAGTTCCCCTGTACACATTGGTTGGACACAATAAAACTGTGAGTTATGTTAAGTTTATAGATCCAAAAAACATTGTCTCTTCATCAACGGACAACACATTAAAGCTCTGGGATTTGTCAATTTGCGCTTCTCGGGTTATTGATACACCTCTTCAGTCATTCACAGGCCACACAAACATAAAG AACTTCGTGGGTTTATCGGTATCAGATGGTTATATTGCAACTGGCTCGGAAACAAATGAG GTTTTCATATACCATAAAGCATTTCCCATGCCAGCATTGTCGTTCAAGTTCGACAACACAGATCCACTTTCCGGCCACGAAATGCATGACCCTCTGCAGTTTATTTCTTCTGTATGCTGGCGTGGCCAGTCGTCCACGCTAGTTGCTGCAAATTCTACCGGGAACATCAAAATTTTGGAGATGGTTTAA
- the LOC126667741 gene encoding protein SPA1-RELATED 3-like isoform X2 — translation MLPLGDNMEDLSKFSWQKSNNSRALSTSRVSDWNPRPILRNSSFRKETNRAVLARHNLKNQVGLSGSFKDEVEGEPFPRTIEWGDISLRQWLDKPERSIDEYECLHVFRQIVEIVNVAHSQGIVVHNVRPSCFVMSSFNHVSFIESASCSDSGSDSLEDGPNSQTVEIKNSSSLLPNNLFQLRSRLESEDFQTASMPTNALSETSCIQSSSVHATHVPVGEDTEENKASGGGNAEQEEGRKQPFPMKQILLIESSWYSSPEEVAGSASSCDSDIYRLGVLLFELFCPFSSREDKSRTMSSLRHRVLPPQLLLKWPKEASFCLWLLHPEPSCRPKMGELLESEFLNEPREDLEEREAAMQLRERIEEQDLLMEFLLLIQQRKQEAADKLQDTISLVCSDIEEVLKHQAFLKKKGGSIPENTKDDNLASNMPTFSIINNDDSSSLGSRKRFRPGVQILNAEEFDDNLDDGQNSEMVTESQESTLLKSSRLMRNFKKLESAYFLTRCRPMRPSGKPSIRHSPISSDGRSSIVVTERSSINTLTPKEQQIESRRSGWISPFLEGLCKYLSFNKLQVKADLKQGDLLNSSNLVCSLSFDRDGEFFASAGVNKKIKVFECDTLINESRDIHYPVVEMTSRSKLSSLCWNSYIKSQIASSNFEGVVQVWDVTRNQVLTEMREHERRVWSIDFSSADPTMLASGSDDCSVKLWNINQAILFLHLVDVSFETKRRKYWYNQNKGQCLLCSVSIGF, via the exons ATGCTGCCCTTGGGGGATAACATGGAGGATTTATCCAAGTTTTCTTGGCAGAAGTCCAATAATTCTAGGGCATTAAGTACCTCTAGAGTGTCAGATTGGAATCCAAGACCTATTTTGCGCAACTCCTCATTTAGGAAGGAGACTAATAGGGCTGTGCTGGCGCGTCATAACCTTAAAAACCAGGTTGGTTTGTCTGGGAGTTTCAAGGATGAAGTAGAAGGTGAACCTTTTCCCCGAACCATTGAATGGGGTGATATTAGCTTGAGGCAGTGGTTGGACAAACCGGAAAGGTCCATTGACGAATACGAATGTTTGCACGTATTTAGGCAGATAGTTGAGATTGTCAATGTTGCACATTCACAAGGAATTGTTGTTCATAATGTTAGGCCTTCTTGCTTTGTCATGTCATCATTTAACCATGTCTCCTTCATCGAGTCTGCTTCCTGCTCGGATTCTGGGTCGGATTCTTTGGAAGATGGACCAAATAGCCAAACTGTGGAGATCAAAAATTCGTCTTCTCTTTTGCCTAACAACTTGTTCCAGCTGAGAAGTAGGTTAGAAAGTGAAGATTTTCAAACCGCATCAATGCCAACAAATGCTTTATCAGAAACTAGCTGTATCCAGTCTAGCTCAGTTCACGCAACCCATGTACCAGTGGGAGAGGATACTGAAGAAAATAAAGCCAGCGGCGGAGGAAACGCTGAACAAGAAGAAGGGAGGAAGCAGCCTTTTCCAATGAAgcaaattttactcatcgaGTCCAGTTGGTACAGTAGTCCAGAAGAGGTAGCTGGTTCAGCTAGCTCCTGTGATTCAGACATATACAGATTGGGAGTTCTTCTTTTTGAG TTGTTCTGCCCATTCAGCTCAAGAGAAGACAAGAGCAGAACTATGTCTAGCCTGAGGCATCGGGTCCTTCCTCCTCAACTGCTGCTGAAATGGCCAAAAGAAGCTTCTTTTTGCCTGTGGTTGCTGCACCCGGAGCCCAGTTGTCGTCCAAAAATGGG TGAGTTATTAGAAAGTGAGTTTCTCAAtgaaccaagagaggatttagaGGAACGTGAAGCAGCAATGCAACTTAGAGAAAGAATAGAGGAGCAGGATTTGTTGATGGAATTCCTTCTGCTGATACAGCAAAGGAAACAGGAAGCTGCTGATAAGTTACAAGATACCATTTCTCTTGTGTGTTCTGATATTGAAGAAGTCTTGAAACATCAAGCATTTCTTAAGAAAAAGGGAGGTTCAATTCCAGAAAACACAAAGGATGATAATTTAGCATCAAATATGCCTACATTTAGTATTATCAATAATGATGATTCGTCTAGCTTGGGTTCTAGAAAACGATTTCGGCCGGGCGTTCAAATTCTCAATGCGGAGGAATTTGATGATAATCTTGATGATGGTCAGAACTCAGAAATGGTCACAGAAAGTCAAGAAAGCACACTTCTTAAAAGTTCTCGATTAATGAGGAATTTTAAGAAACTTGAGTCGGCATACTTTTTGACCAGATGCAGGCCAATGAGGCCATCAGGGAAACCATCTATTAGGCATTCACCGATTAGTAGTGATGGGAGAAGCTCTATTGTGGTTACTGAAAGAAGCTCTATCAATACCTTAACACCAAAAGAACAGCAGATTGAGAGTAGACGAAGTGGTTGGATAAGCCCCTTTCTCGAGGGTTTGTGCAAGTATCTATCTTTCAATAAGTTACAAGTTAAAGCTGATTTGAAACAAGGAGATTTGTTGAACTCTTCAAACCTAGTGTGCTCTCTTAGTTTTGATCGTGATGGAGAATTTTTTGCCTCAGCTGGtgttaataaaaagataaaagtatTTGAATGTGATACACTAATAAATGAAAGTCGTGATATCCACTATCCTGTTGTTGAAATGACGAGCAGGTCAAAACTAAGCAGTTTGTGCTGGAACAGTTACATCAAAAGCCAGATTGCTTCAAGCAATTTTGAAGGGGTAGTCCAG GTGTGGGATGTCACACGGAATCAAGTACTGACAGAAATGAGAGAACACGAGAGGCGCGTTTGGTCTATTGATTTTTCATCAGCAGATCCGACAATGTTGGCGAGCGGCAGTGATGATTGTTCTGTTAAGCTATGGAATATCAATCAGGCAATTCTATTTTTGCACTTGGTGGATGTCAGCTTTGAAACTAAAC GGAGAAAGTATTGGTACAATCAGAACAAAGGCCAATGTCTGCTCTGTTCAGTTTCCATTGGATTCTAG
- the LOC126667741 gene encoding protein SPA1-RELATED 3-like isoform X1 has protein sequence MLPLGDNMEDLSKFSWQKSNNSRALSTSRVSDWNPRPILRNSSFRKETNRAVLARHNLKNQVGLSGSFKDEVEGEPFPRTIEWGDISLRQWLDKPERSIDEYECLHVFRQIVEIVNVAHSQGIVVHNVRPSCFVMSSFNHVSFIESASCSDSGSDSLEDGPNSQTVEIKNSSSLLPNNLFQLRSRLESEDFQTASMPTNALSETSCIQSSSVHATHVPVGEDTEENKASGGGNAEQEEGRKQPFPMKQILLIESSWYSSPEEVAGSASSCDSDIYRLGVLLFELFCPFSSREDKSRTMSSLRHRVLPPQLLLKWPKEASFCLWLLHPEPSCRPKMGELLESEFLNEPREDLEEREAAMQLRERIEEQDLLMEFLLLIQQRKQEAADKLQDTISLVCSDIEEVLKHQAFLKKKGGSIPENTKDDNLASNMPTFSIINNDDSSSLGSRKRFRPGVQILNAEEFDDNLDDGQNSEMVTESQESTLLKSSRLMRNFKKLESAYFLTRCRPMRPSGKPSIRHSPISSDGRSSIVVTERSSINTLTPKEQQIESRRSGWISPFLEGLCKYLSFNKLQVKADLKQGDLLNSSNLVCSLSFDRDGEFFASAGVNKKIKVFECDTLINESRDIHYPVVEMTSRSKLSSLCWNSYIKSQIASSNFEGVVQVWDVTRNQVLTEMREHERRVWSIDFSSADPTMLASGSDDCSVKLWNINQGESIGTIRTKANVCSVQFPLDSSRSLAFGSADHKVYYYDLRNAKVPLYTLVGHNKTVSYVKFIDPKNIVSSSTDNTLKLWDLSICASRVIDTPLQSFTGHTNIKNFVGLSVSDGYIATGSETNEVFIYHKAFPMPALSFKFDNTDPLSGHEMHDPLQFISSVCWRGQSSTLVAANSTGNIKILEMV, from the exons ATGCTGCCCTTGGGGGATAACATGGAGGATTTATCCAAGTTTTCTTGGCAGAAGTCCAATAATTCTAGGGCATTAAGTACCTCTAGAGTGTCAGATTGGAATCCAAGACCTATTTTGCGCAACTCCTCATTTAGGAAGGAGACTAATAGGGCTGTGCTGGCGCGTCATAACCTTAAAAACCAGGTTGGTTTGTCTGGGAGTTTCAAGGATGAAGTAGAAGGTGAACCTTTTCCCCGAACCATTGAATGGGGTGATATTAGCTTGAGGCAGTGGTTGGACAAACCGGAAAGGTCCATTGACGAATACGAATGTTTGCACGTATTTAGGCAGATAGTTGAGATTGTCAATGTTGCACATTCACAAGGAATTGTTGTTCATAATGTTAGGCCTTCTTGCTTTGTCATGTCATCATTTAACCATGTCTCCTTCATCGAGTCTGCTTCCTGCTCGGATTCTGGGTCGGATTCTTTGGAAGATGGACCAAATAGCCAAACTGTGGAGATCAAAAATTCGTCTTCTCTTTTGCCTAACAACTTGTTCCAGCTGAGAAGTAGGTTAGAAAGTGAAGATTTTCAAACCGCATCAATGCCAACAAATGCTTTATCAGAAACTAGCTGTATCCAGTCTAGCTCAGTTCACGCAACCCATGTACCAGTGGGAGAGGATACTGAAGAAAATAAAGCCAGCGGCGGAGGAAACGCTGAACAAGAAGAAGGGAGGAAGCAGCCTTTTCCAATGAAgcaaattttactcatcgaGTCCAGTTGGTACAGTAGTCCAGAAGAGGTAGCTGGTTCAGCTAGCTCCTGTGATTCAGACATATACAGATTGGGAGTTCTTCTTTTTGAG TTGTTCTGCCCATTCAGCTCAAGAGAAGACAAGAGCAGAACTATGTCTAGCCTGAGGCATCGGGTCCTTCCTCCTCAACTGCTGCTGAAATGGCCAAAAGAAGCTTCTTTTTGCCTGTGGTTGCTGCACCCGGAGCCCAGTTGTCGTCCAAAAATGGG TGAGTTATTAGAAAGTGAGTTTCTCAAtgaaccaagagaggatttagaGGAACGTGAAGCAGCAATGCAACTTAGAGAAAGAATAGAGGAGCAGGATTTGTTGATGGAATTCCTTCTGCTGATACAGCAAAGGAAACAGGAAGCTGCTGATAAGTTACAAGATACCATTTCTCTTGTGTGTTCTGATATTGAAGAAGTCTTGAAACATCAAGCATTTCTTAAGAAAAAGGGAGGTTCAATTCCAGAAAACACAAAGGATGATAATTTAGCATCAAATATGCCTACATTTAGTATTATCAATAATGATGATTCGTCTAGCTTGGGTTCTAGAAAACGATTTCGGCCGGGCGTTCAAATTCTCAATGCGGAGGAATTTGATGATAATCTTGATGATGGTCAGAACTCAGAAATGGTCACAGAAAGTCAAGAAAGCACACTTCTTAAAAGTTCTCGATTAATGAGGAATTTTAAGAAACTTGAGTCGGCATACTTTTTGACCAGATGCAGGCCAATGAGGCCATCAGGGAAACCATCTATTAGGCATTCACCGATTAGTAGTGATGGGAGAAGCTCTATTGTGGTTACTGAAAGAAGCTCTATCAATACCTTAACACCAAAAGAACAGCAGATTGAGAGTAGACGAAGTGGTTGGATAAGCCCCTTTCTCGAGGGTTTGTGCAAGTATCTATCTTTCAATAAGTTACAAGTTAAAGCTGATTTGAAACAAGGAGATTTGTTGAACTCTTCAAACCTAGTGTGCTCTCTTAGTTTTGATCGTGATGGAGAATTTTTTGCCTCAGCTGGtgttaataaaaagataaaagtatTTGAATGTGATACACTAATAAATGAAAGTCGTGATATCCACTATCCTGTTGTTGAAATGACGAGCAGGTCAAAACTAAGCAGTTTGTGCTGGAACAGTTACATCAAAAGCCAGATTGCTTCAAGCAATTTTGAAGGGGTAGTCCAG GTGTGGGATGTCACACGGAATCAAGTACTGACAGAAATGAGAGAACACGAGAGGCGCGTTTGGTCTATTGATTTTTCATCAGCAGATCCGACAATGTTGGCGAGCGGCAGTGATGATTGTTCTGTTAAGCTATGGAATATCAATCAG GGAGAAAGTATTGGTACAATCAGAACAAAGGCCAATGTCTGCTCTGTTCAGTTTCCATTGGATTCTAGCCGTTCTCTTGCATTTGGTTCGGCGGATCATAAAGTTTATTATTATGATCTTCGTAATGCAAAAGTTCCCCTGTACACATTGGTTGGACACAATAAAACTGTGAGTTATGTTAAGTTTATAGATCCAAAAAACATTGTCTCTTCATCAACGGACAACACATTAAAGCTCTGGGATTTGTCAATTTGCGCTTCTCGGGTTATTGATACACCTCTTCAGTCATTCACAGGCCACACAAACATAAAG AACTTCGTGGGTTTATCGGTATCAGATGGTTATATTGCAACTGGCTCGGAAACAAATGAG GTTTTCATATACCATAAAGCATTTCCCATGCCAGCATTGTCGTTCAAGTTCGACAACACAGATCCACTTTCCGGCCACGAAATGCATGACCCTCTGCAGTTTATTTCTTCTGTATGCTGGCGTGGCCAGTCGTCCACGCTAGTTGCTGCAAATTCTACCGGGAACATCAAAATTTTGGAGATGGTTTAA